In Chitinophagaceae bacterium, the DNA window GAGCAGAGGTATTGGAAGAGCAATAGCTGAATATTTTGCTTTGAAAGGTTTCAATATAATGATTTGCTCAAGAGACGAATCCAAACTGGAAGAGGCTAAAACCCGATTAATAAACTTAAATAATTCTGTAAATGTGCTAACCTTTCAATGTGATCTTTCTAAAAAAAATGAAGTTGAAGACTTGGTTGATTTTATAAAAGTCCAATGGAAAGAAGTAAATGTGTTTGTAAATAACGCAGGCAAATATCTTGAAAAAGAATTGTTTGAAGAAAGTGATGATGAGTTTGAGAATTTATTAAAAGTCAATTTACATAGTGCGTACTTTTTAACCAAAAAGATATTGCCGTTGATACCTGAA includes these proteins:
- a CDS encoding SDR family oxidoreductase, encoding MNILISGSSRGIGRAIAEYFALKGFNIMICSRDESKLEEAKTRLINLNNSVNVLTFQCDLSKKNEVEDLVDFIKVQWKEVNVFVNNAGKYLEKELFEESDDEFENLLKVNLHSAYFLTKKILPLIPENRKSHIFNMASVAGIEAKKNCGAYSISKFALVGFSKVLREHLKLKGIRVTTLIPGAVMTDSWKGIDIVKERIMEAEDIAANIYNIYTLSEKTVVEEIVYRPFLGDIE